Proteins encoded together in one Antennarius striatus isolate MH-2024 chromosome 13, ASM4005453v1, whole genome shotgun sequence window:
- the vps11 gene encoding vacuolar protein sorting-associated protein 11 homolog isoform X1: protein MAAFLQWRRFVFFDRDVVRDPVDTGKNFDLPAGISTCDSGRGHVVLGDIDGKIWLLTRSLQLTSFQAYKLQVTHLYQLKQHSILVSVGEDEPGINPLVKVWNLDKRDSGNPLCTRIFPAIPGNKPTEVTCLSVHENLNFMAIGFTDGSVVLTKGDITRDRHSKTLTLHEGTIPVTGLAFRQVAKVTHLFVATLEKVYCYTLSIKEYPHVELDTHGCALRCSSLADPSQDSQFIVAGDDCVYLYQPDERGPCFAFDGQKLLAHWHRGYLFLLIKDPKSPNKAAFGSRENSSSEKQLLTVYDLDNKFIAYSSTFDDVIDVVAEWGSFYILTRDGKMFVLQEKDTQTKLEMLFKKNLFVMAINLAKSQHLDSDGLSEIFRQYGDHLYLKGDHDGAIQQYIRTIGKLEPSYVIRKFLDAQRIHNLTAYLQALHRQSLANADHTTLLLNCYTKLKDSSKLEEFIKSSESEVHFDVEIAIKVLRQAGYHSHAVFLAEKHMHHEWYLKIQLEDLKNYQEGLRYIGRLPFDQAESNMKRYGKTLMHHVPEGTTLLLKGLCTNYQPSGDADRASLDRGRVSKANSEEFIPIFANHPRELKAFLEHMIEVDPHSPQGVYDTLLELRLQDWAHEQDPERKKVLQEEVVFLLRIDNTVFDKALVLCQMHNFKEGILYLYEKGKLYQQIMHYHMQNEEYGKVIEACQRYGDQEGCLWEQALGYFARKEEDCKAYISEVLHHIDQNNLMPPLLVVQTLAHNSTATLSVIKDYLISKLQRESQQIEDDGRKIRQYREETAHLRSEIQELQTSAKIFQKTKCNMCNSPLELPSVHFLCSHSFHQHCFESYADSEAECPTCTPENRKVMDMLRAQDQKRDLHDHFNRQLRSSNDGFSVVADYFGRGVFNKLTLVTDPPGSRTGSLEFNLQRDILINTKRKF, encoded by the exons ATGGCCGCGTTCCTGCAGTGGAGGAGGTTCGTGTTCTTTGACAGAGACGTGGTCAGGGATCCGGTGGACACCGGGAAAAACTTCGATCTACCGGCCGGAATCTCCACCTGTGACTCCGGCCGGGGTCACGTGGTTCTGGGTGATAT TGATGGTAAAATCTGGCTGTTAACACGTTCCCTGCAGCTGACATCGTTTCAGGCCTACAAGCTTCAGGTGACGCACCTGTACCAGCTGAAGCAGCACAGCATCCTGGTGTCAGTGGGGGAGGATGAGCCTGGAATCAACCCTCTG gtgAAGGTCTGGAACCTGGACAAGAGGGACAGTGGAAATCCACTCTGCACCAGGATTTTTCCTGCAATCCCTGGAAACAAACCCACTGAAGTTACGTGCCTGAGTGTCCACGAAAACCTCAACTTCATGGCCATTG GTTTCACCGATGGCAGCGTGGTTCTGACCAAAGGGGACATCACCAGAGATCGTCACAGTAAGACTCTGACTCTGCACGAGGGAACCATTCCCGTCACCGGCCTCGCCTTTCGCCAGGTGGCAAAGGTCACACACCTGTTTGTTGCCACTCTGGAGAAAGTCTAC tgctACACCCTGTCCATCAAGGAGTATCCTCACGTGGAGCTGGACACTCACGGCTGTGCTCTGCGCTGCTCCTCCCTGGCAGACCCCTCCCAGGACTCCCAGTTCATTGTTGCTGGAGATGACTGTGTGTACCTGTACCAGCCTGATGAGCGGGGGCCCTGCTTCGCCTTCGACGGGCAGAAGCTGCTGGCCCACTGGCACCGGGGGTATCTGTTTCTACTCATCAAGGACCCAAAGTCACCCAACAA GGCCGCCTTTGGGAGCAGGGAGAACTCCTCATCGGAGAAACAACTCCTGACTGTCTACGACCTGGACAACAAGTTCATCGCCTACAGCTCCACCTTTGACGACGTCATTGACGTGGTGGCAGAGTGGGGCTCCTTCTACATCCTGACCAGAGATGGAAAGATGTTTGTTCTCCAGGAGAAGGACACTCAGACCAAACTGGAG ATGCTGTTTAAGAAGAACCTGTTTGTGATGGCTATAAACCTGGCTAAGAGTCAGCACCTGGATAGTGATGGGCTGTCTGAGATCTTCAGGCAGTACGGGGACCACCTTTACCTCAAGGGAGACCACGACGGTGCCATCCAGCAGTACATCCG GACCATTGGGAAACTGGAGCCGTCTTATGTCATTAGGAAGTTCCTTGATGCTCAGAGGATCCACAACCTCACTGCGTACCTGCAGGCCCTGCACAGACAGTCACTGGCCAACGCAGACCACACCACACTGCTGCTCAACTGTTACACCAAGCTGAAGGACAGCTCCAAGCTGGAGGAGTTCATTAAG AGCAGTGAAAGTGAggtccactttgacgtggagaTCGCCATCAAGGTTCTTCGGCAGGCTGGCTACCACAGTCACGCCGTCTTCCTGGCAGAGAAACACATGCATCATGAATGGTACCTGAAGATCCAGCTGGAAGATCTCAAG AACTATCAGGAAGGGTTGCGTTACATCGGACGTCTGCCTTTTGACCAAGCTGAGAGCAACATGAAGCGCTACGGCAAGACTCTGATGCACCACGTTCCTGAAGGCACCACGCTGCTGCTGAAGGGCTTGTGCACCAACTACCAGCCCAGTGGAGACGCTGACAGAGCCAGCCTGGACCGAGGGCGGGTCAGTAAG GCCAACTCTGAGGAGTTCATCCCAATATTTGCCAACCACCCCCGGGAGCTCAAAGCCTTCCTGGAACACATGATCGAGGTGGACCCCCACTCCCCCCAGGGGGTGTACGACACACTGCTGGAACTCCGGCTGCAGGACTGGGCACACGAACAGGACCCTGAG AGAAAGAAGGTCCTGCAGGAGGAAGTCGTGTTCCTGCTGAGGATCGACAACACGGTGTTCGATAAAGCGCTGGTCCTCTGCCAGATGCACAACTTCAAGGAAGGCATCCTGTATCTGTATGAGAAGGGCAAACT CTATCAGCAGATCATGCACTACCACATGCAGAACGAGGAGTACGGTAAAGTGATCGAGGCCTGTCAGCGCTACGGGGACCAGGAGGGGTGTCTCTGGGAGCAGGCTCTGGGGTACTTCGCCAGGAAGGAAGAGGACTGTAAGGCTTACATCAGCGAGGTTCTCCACCACATCGACCAGAACAACCTGATGCCCCCCCTCCTGG TGGTGCAGACACTGGCACACAACTCCACAGCTACGCTGTCCGTCATCAAGGACTACCTGATCAGCAAACTGCAGAGGGAGAGTCAGCAGATCGAGGACGACGGACGGAAGATCCGTCAGTACCGCGAAGAGACTGCTCACCTGCGCTCCGAGATCCAGGAGCTCCAAACCAG CGCCAAGATATTCCAGAAGACGAAGTGTAACATGTGCAACAGCCCCCTGGAGCTGCCGTCAGTCCACTTCCTGTGCAGCCACTCCTTCCACCAGCACTGCTTTGAAAGCTACGCTGACAGTGAAGCCGAATGCCCAACCTGCACGCCAGAAAACCGTAAAGTCATGGACATGCTGCGTGCACAGGACCAGAAACGCGACCTGCACGATCACTttaacagacag CTACGCAGCTCCAACGACGGTTTCTCGGTGGTGGCTGACTATTTTGGTCGAGGAGTGTTCAACAAACTGACTCTGGTCACCGACCCCCCAGGCAGCAGAACAGGAAGTCTTGAGTTCAACCTGCAGAGAGACATTCTGATCAACACCAAGAGAAAATTCTAG
- the vps11 gene encoding vacuolar protein sorting-associated protein 11 homolog isoform X2, translating into MAIGFTDGSVVLTKGDITRDRHSKTLTLHEGTIPVTGLAFRQVAKVTHLFVATLEKVYCYTLSIKEYPHVELDTHGCALRCSSLADPSQDSQFIVAGDDCVYLYQPDERGPCFAFDGQKLLAHWHRGYLFLLIKDPKSPNKAAFGSRENSSSEKQLLTVYDLDNKFIAYSSTFDDVIDVVAEWGSFYILTRDGKMFVLQEKDTQTKLEMLFKKNLFVMAINLAKSQHLDSDGLSEIFRQYGDHLYLKGDHDGAIQQYIRTIGKLEPSYVIRKFLDAQRIHNLTAYLQALHRQSLANADHTTLLLNCYTKLKDSSKLEEFIKSSESEVHFDVEIAIKVLRQAGYHSHAVFLAEKHMHHEWYLKIQLEDLKNYQEGLRYIGRLPFDQAESNMKRYGKTLMHHVPEGTTLLLKGLCTNYQPSGDADRASLDRGRVSKANSEEFIPIFANHPRELKAFLEHMIEVDPHSPQGVYDTLLELRLQDWAHEQDPERKKVLQEEVVFLLRIDNTVFDKALVLCQMHNFKEGILYLYEKGKLYQQIMHYHMQNEEYGKVIEACQRYGDQEGCLWEQALGYFARKEEDCKAYISEVLHHIDQNNLMPPLLVVQTLAHNSTATLSVIKDYLISKLQRESQQIEDDGRKIRQYREETAHLRSEIQELQTSAKIFQKTKCNMCNSPLELPSVHFLCSHSFHQHCFESYADSEAECPTCTPENRKVMDMLRAQDQKRDLHDHFNRQLRSSNDGFSVVADYFGRGVFNKLTLVTDPPGSRTGSLEFNLQRDILINTKRKF; encoded by the exons ATGGCCATTG GTTTCACCGATGGCAGCGTGGTTCTGACCAAAGGGGACATCACCAGAGATCGTCACAGTAAGACTCTGACTCTGCACGAGGGAACCATTCCCGTCACCGGCCTCGCCTTTCGCCAGGTGGCAAAGGTCACACACCTGTTTGTTGCCACTCTGGAGAAAGTCTAC tgctACACCCTGTCCATCAAGGAGTATCCTCACGTGGAGCTGGACACTCACGGCTGTGCTCTGCGCTGCTCCTCCCTGGCAGACCCCTCCCAGGACTCCCAGTTCATTGTTGCTGGAGATGACTGTGTGTACCTGTACCAGCCTGATGAGCGGGGGCCCTGCTTCGCCTTCGACGGGCAGAAGCTGCTGGCCCACTGGCACCGGGGGTATCTGTTTCTACTCATCAAGGACCCAAAGTCACCCAACAA GGCCGCCTTTGGGAGCAGGGAGAACTCCTCATCGGAGAAACAACTCCTGACTGTCTACGACCTGGACAACAAGTTCATCGCCTACAGCTCCACCTTTGACGACGTCATTGACGTGGTGGCAGAGTGGGGCTCCTTCTACATCCTGACCAGAGATGGAAAGATGTTTGTTCTCCAGGAGAAGGACACTCAGACCAAACTGGAG ATGCTGTTTAAGAAGAACCTGTTTGTGATGGCTATAAACCTGGCTAAGAGTCAGCACCTGGATAGTGATGGGCTGTCTGAGATCTTCAGGCAGTACGGGGACCACCTTTACCTCAAGGGAGACCACGACGGTGCCATCCAGCAGTACATCCG GACCATTGGGAAACTGGAGCCGTCTTATGTCATTAGGAAGTTCCTTGATGCTCAGAGGATCCACAACCTCACTGCGTACCTGCAGGCCCTGCACAGACAGTCACTGGCCAACGCAGACCACACCACACTGCTGCTCAACTGTTACACCAAGCTGAAGGACAGCTCCAAGCTGGAGGAGTTCATTAAG AGCAGTGAAAGTGAggtccactttgacgtggagaTCGCCATCAAGGTTCTTCGGCAGGCTGGCTACCACAGTCACGCCGTCTTCCTGGCAGAGAAACACATGCATCATGAATGGTACCTGAAGATCCAGCTGGAAGATCTCAAG AACTATCAGGAAGGGTTGCGTTACATCGGACGTCTGCCTTTTGACCAAGCTGAGAGCAACATGAAGCGCTACGGCAAGACTCTGATGCACCACGTTCCTGAAGGCACCACGCTGCTGCTGAAGGGCTTGTGCACCAACTACCAGCCCAGTGGAGACGCTGACAGAGCCAGCCTGGACCGAGGGCGGGTCAGTAAG GCCAACTCTGAGGAGTTCATCCCAATATTTGCCAACCACCCCCGGGAGCTCAAAGCCTTCCTGGAACACATGATCGAGGTGGACCCCCACTCCCCCCAGGGGGTGTACGACACACTGCTGGAACTCCGGCTGCAGGACTGGGCACACGAACAGGACCCTGAG AGAAAGAAGGTCCTGCAGGAGGAAGTCGTGTTCCTGCTGAGGATCGACAACACGGTGTTCGATAAAGCGCTGGTCCTCTGCCAGATGCACAACTTCAAGGAAGGCATCCTGTATCTGTATGAGAAGGGCAAACT CTATCAGCAGATCATGCACTACCACATGCAGAACGAGGAGTACGGTAAAGTGATCGAGGCCTGTCAGCGCTACGGGGACCAGGAGGGGTGTCTCTGGGAGCAGGCTCTGGGGTACTTCGCCAGGAAGGAAGAGGACTGTAAGGCTTACATCAGCGAGGTTCTCCACCACATCGACCAGAACAACCTGATGCCCCCCCTCCTGG TGGTGCAGACACTGGCACACAACTCCACAGCTACGCTGTCCGTCATCAAGGACTACCTGATCAGCAAACTGCAGAGGGAGAGTCAGCAGATCGAGGACGACGGACGGAAGATCCGTCAGTACCGCGAAGAGACTGCTCACCTGCGCTCCGAGATCCAGGAGCTCCAAACCAG CGCCAAGATATTCCAGAAGACGAAGTGTAACATGTGCAACAGCCCCCTGGAGCTGCCGTCAGTCCACTTCCTGTGCAGCCACTCCTTCCACCAGCACTGCTTTGAAAGCTACGCTGACAGTGAAGCCGAATGCCCAACCTGCACGCCAGAAAACCGTAAAGTCATGGACATGCTGCGTGCACAGGACCAGAAACGCGACCTGCACGATCACTttaacagacag CTACGCAGCTCCAACGACGGTTTCTCGGTGGTGGCTGACTATTTTGGTCGAGGAGTGTTCAACAAACTGACTCTGGTCACCGACCCCCCAGGCAGCAGAACAGGAAGTCTTGAGTTCAACCTGCAGAGAGACATTCTGATCAACACCAAGAGAAAATTCTAG